In Heteronotia binoei isolate CCM8104 ecotype False Entrance Well chromosome 1, APGP_CSIRO_Hbin_v1, whole genome shotgun sequence, the genomic window GACTACAAAGTCTGTTGAATACTAAAGGCTTTAAGTATTTTCTCTAAGCAAAATGGAACTTCCTTTTTCATATAAATCAGCAGAAACGGTTTATTTGCCCTCAATGGTGAAGTAAAGGCTCCCTGCCTTGTAGAACAGCCTGCCAGTGGTGGTCAAAAAGGCCCCCATAACCTCTTATCATTTCACAGAATGTGCAAAATAAGTCTTCAGGAGGGACTTTCTAACTAAAGGCATATATATTAATATAAGGGAGCAGCTTAAGAAACTGCTTCTATAAGGAATGGTATTGTAGTTTATTGCAATGTTCATGTATTGGTGGTCGAAAGTGCCCtgtcacagctgacatggtgtTCTGGTAGAGCAgggttggccaatggtagctccagatgttttttgcctacaactcccattagccccagccattggccatgctggctggggccgatggaagttgtaggcaaaaacatcttgagagctaccattggccacccctgtggtagggttttcaaagcaagaaacattcagaggtggttcaccacTACCCGAGTGGCTCATGACCctcatattccttggaggtttcccatccaaatactagccagggctgtttagcttctgagatttgagagGATTGGGCTATCCGTGTAttgcttccttttttttctacagTGTCCTTGATGTTTGTAACCCCTTTTCTTGATTATGGTATTGTTGACTTGGGCCACAGTTTCCTAGTTCTTTAATCTGGATCCTACTGCATTGGGTTTTGGAggttttcacatttttaaaatccaCCTTGGGCTTCCAAGAGATACGTGGGAATAAATTAGTAAGAGCAGGGAGTGTGTATGTGACAGCATTTGTGGAGCCCTGCTGACTGGACTGCCTGTTTGCCCCCTTTGCCATCACTGGCTACTCCACCCTTGGTAGTCCGCAAGTTACTTCACCTCCCCCTTCCACTGGCCTGCTGAATCCCTCTGTCCTGCCCAGACTCCaaggcagtggtggccaaacttgcttaatgtaagagccacatagaataagcatcagatgtttgagagctgtaagacatgaatgagggaaggaaggcaaatagatgtgggagggagaggtggaaagaaagcagctttaaatgctggCCTCCTcctctaagctggccaacagggtggcaggagcttcaaaagccacacaatggctgcttacagacatgcagtttggggcgaatgggaggtgtcccaaatcaggcaggctcaaaaaggttccTAAATCGTCCACATGCTCCAGCGCAAGGCGTCCCTATCCCACACACGGGGCACCTTGGCGCAGTCAGATGTAGCTTTCCCTTGGCGCAGTTTGGGTCTCTTTTTTTCTGTACATTTTTAGGGGACATGCGCATATGTGCTGtaggcagttttttaaaaaccatacTGGTGAACAGCTAGAGCAGATTGGCAGGTTCACTCCGCCAAACCGCCTCACTTGTGTGCTTCCGCGTCCAGACACCAAAGAGATGACTGGCatgtggctcagaaatttgctaccactttgaaagtggtagctttttgagccattcTGCGGACACTGGTGGATGGGGTAAGTACAAGGCAGGCCTCAGATGTGAGCATTTGGACGGGTTTTTCTAGTCAGTTTCTAAGGCGTCTCTGGGTTGCCCCAAACTGCCCCTCTGTAAGCAGCcaccatgtgtgaaagagccacatgtgcatTCTGAGTCACAATTTGGTTAACCCACCTTGGGGGCCTTCAtccccaagctctgcttcccAGCCCTTTACATCTGCTTCTCCAGCTTGCCCCCTATTGCTCCGCCTCCCCTACTGGCCACGCCCCCTTTATATTCCGACCTCCCTGGGCGGGGCAGCCTACCTCTACGGCCCACTCGAGTGAAAACGAAGGCGAGGCGGAAATTAAGCGTTTTCAGAGACGGAGCTAGCCGACAATTGACGGAAGTTCCCGAACACTCGGAATTCACTGACCGCGTGTGCCCGACGATGGAAGCTGAAGATTCGCGTCCCCCTCCCGACCCTTGCTGTGGGCTGTGCCTGGCCAAGAGAGCTCCTTACACCTGCCCGCGCTGCCACCTGCGTTTTTGCTCCGTGCCTTGCTACCGGGAACACGGCTCCTGCGCCCAGGACTTCCACCACCGGGAACTACAAATCCGGCTCCAGGGCCAGCGGGAGGACCCGGCCTCTCAACGCCGCTTAAGGCAGGCCCTTCTCAGGCTGCATGAGCTACGTGAGCCCGGGGATGCGGATCCCCAGCTAGGCCTCGATCCCAATTTGGACCAGGCGGAGTCCGAAGCGCTGTGGGAGCAACTCAGCCCGGACCAAAGAAAGCGTTTCCAGCGGTTGCTGAACAGCGGGGAGATCTCGGCTCTCTTGCCCCCTTGGAAGCCTTGGTGGACGGGGCGCAGCTGTGGGGCAGCGCTGATTCAGGAACTAGGGCCAGAGACCCTCCCAATTCCTTTGCAGCAACAGCAGTCCCCTCATGGCTCCTTAGCCTTGCAACAGCCTCAGCCTCCGGAGCCTTTGCAGGAGATCTCCGGCAGCACCCAGAGCCCTGCACAGCCGGCGGATGCCTCAAGCTCCGTGCCTCCGGTGCCCGCCGTCATTCCCCCCTTGAGCAGCCTAACGCGGGTGCCCGTCTCGCCCCTGGTTCGCTTCCAGTTGCCCAACGTGCTGTACGCTTATGCCTATGCCCTGGCGCTTTACAACGGCGAGGTGGAGGAGGCCCAGCTGCTCCCAGAATTTTGTGAAACGGTTCTGGACCTCTCGGGTGCTTTGGGAGCCAAGCAGGGCTTCGGGTCCACGGCAGAGGCCCTGCAAGCGGCCCTGCAAGCAATAACCGTGGGGCGATACCCCGAATGCCTATTGGGGAATGGCGGGGTGATGGCATCGGTGGCCCAGATCTTAATGGGGGAATGCCAAGCCAAGCAAAAGGGGTATAGCTTGGCAGCCCTCGCCCACCTCTCCCGGTTGCTGAGCAAGGGGAAGAGGCAGGTGCCTGCTGAGGATCAACCCAGGCTGTACGCAGCAAAGAAAAAGTGCgactttattttgtcctgggtgAACGATAATGAAGGGGCGTTAACCCTCCTGGCCTTGGAGGTGCAAAGAGAATACAAGGCCCATCTGGACACCATCAGGGAGGTGGGAGCTGTCACCCAGGAACTGGAGAAGATGTGGGGGGCCAAAGTGCCTCCACCCAAAAAGACCTTGATAGAAGAATTGGACTGAAGGGCGAGACTGGAGGAGTCTTGGAATTGGGACACCAGCTGGTCTTGTGTGGAGAGATGGTTCTCCCTTCTGGAAACCTGCAGGATTAGGACTTCAGCCAGAAACGGACTCAGTGCCCTGTGGATGGGACTGAATTCAGGATTAGTCACAAGCAGCACAGAAGTCCAAGTGGAATGGATTAGCACCCTTTCTCGCAGGGGAGAGAATACCTTGAAAGAGTTTTGAGAGATGTGGGGTTTTGAGAGCTGTGGGGAGGAGGGTTGTAATAAAATATCAGCTTGCTTGCCATGCCATCTTTCTTTCCGGATTCCTTTTAATCCAGTTAAGCCCCTCTGATTGAAAAAAATTAGTGTCAAGAGCACACTAAATAACAATCAAGTGAACTTGagcgcacacctttaaaatggcCAAATGGCATCTgttccccaccctccccagttgTTTAAAGCCCCCTGCTTTGAGAAGCTTTCAGTCCAGGGCCAAACAGTGGcgcaggagccacatgtggctctttcacacacatggtgTGGCTGTCGAAACCCCTACCACTCCGTTGGCTGGCTTcgagaaggcattgctctctttaaatcacttttccaagcgaagcagttggtggcttggagaatgcatttgaagttacagttattttctttccacctctctctcccacccccat contains:
- the ZNHIT2 gene encoding zinc finger HIT domain-containing protein 2; translation: MEAEDSRPPPDPCCGLCLAKRAPYTCPRCHLRFCSVPCYREHGSCAQDFHHRELQIRLQGQREDPASQRRLRQALLRLHELREPGDADPQLGLDPNLDQAESEALWEQLSPDQRKRFQRLLNSGEISALLPPWKPWWTGRSCGAALIQELGPETLPIPLQQQQSPHGSLALQQPQPPEPLQEISGSTQSPAQPADASSSVPPVPAVIPPLSSLTRVPVSPLVRFQLPNVLYAYAYALALYNGEVEEAQLLPEFCETVLDLSGALGAKQGFGSTAEALQAALQAITVGRYPECLLGNGGVMASVAQILMGECQAKQKGYSLAALAHLSRLLSKGKRQVPAEDQPRLYAAKKKCDFILSWVNDNEGALTLLALEVQREYKAHLDTIREVGAVTQELEKMWGAKVPPPKKTLIEELD